In Paenibacillus sonchi, a single genomic region encodes these proteins:
- a CDS encoding response regulator produces the protein MKIVIVDDHPLVRRGLAAVISMQSNLHFAGEATNGQEALMIIEETQPDLVLIDLKLADESGLDVIKAARSRGLNSKFILLTSSASREDFLKAEEVLVDGYVLKEALPEELLFAIQLVHKGRKYYDPGLMEDKMRMSGNSPTDELTPKEKEVLIELGQGASNREIASRLFISEFTVKKHVSQILAKLQVADRTQAALYANAVGLTKYEMSYD, from the coding sequence GTGAAAATCGTCATCGTTGATGATCACCCATTGGTTAGAAGAGGACTCGCGGCGGTCATTTCTATGCAGTCCAATCTGCATTTTGCCGGCGAAGCAACGAATGGCCAAGAAGCGCTTATGATCATTGAAGAGACGCAGCCTGATCTTGTGCTTATTGATCTTAAGCTGGCCGATGAATCAGGTCTGGATGTGATCAAAGCAGCGCGTTCGCGCGGACTCAACAGCAAGTTTATCCTGCTGACCTCTTCGGCGAGCCGGGAGGATTTTTTGAAGGCAGAAGAAGTACTGGTTGATGGTTATGTGCTGAAAGAGGCGCTGCCGGAAGAACTGCTGTTTGCCATTCAACTCGTTCATAAAGGCCGCAAGTATTATGACCCCGGCTTGATGGAAGACAAGATGCGGATGAGCGGCAACAGTCCAACCGACGAATTGACTCCGAAAGAAAAGGAAGTGCTGATCGAGCTTGGGCAGGGAGCCAGCAACCGCGAAATCGCCTCACGGCTGTTCATCAGTGAATTCACGGTGAAGAAGCATGTCAGCCAGATTCTGGCGAAGCTTCAGGTGGCTGACCGTACACAGGCCGCACTCTACGCCAACGCCGTAGGGCTCACGAAATACGAAATGTCATACGATTAG
- a CDS encoding sensor histidine kinase yields the protein MRKWPRVLMLAVSIEMAGLIVLTLFTGGYDSSFKLYVLNPVLIAAGSLSIYFSWSLLFSYFGVISVFCYFFLNSSRKTFAEAVLDNGNLFLVMVLTVIVMQMVNRIKRQREAANARTNETMEHIKSLYHIVETSSQHDFMNIGQVITDYVVKLTKLDKALFWFAQKSGEPAPQSRQTGWHQEEERFLFAELEKHEHEWRLQREPVFKSLPGLGDFLLMPVRMSTRFVGMIGVKLEASEGLEGRRWYIQQLMFLSELSAIILERHELGVIENRLIITNEQNRIADEMHDSVSQSLFGIVYATHSLKQTWRKMSESELEEQIELIHDSATKVAKELRITIYSLSSKKSGGPTWLGMVRSHLKSLSRLNDVEIELKITGDDFSLPYPYHKALFRIISEATGNAIRHGAASRVDVELSLKPKWIRLSIVDDGVGFDTDLLWTESEDNTGGLGMKNMQYLAQSLGGDFQLSSSENAGTRILISIPVGVAELKNA from the coding sequence TTGCGTAAATGGCCGCGTGTTCTTATGCTTGCCGTAAGCATTGAGATGGCGGGGCTTATAGTACTCACATTGTTTACTGGCGGGTATGACAGCTCGTTCAAATTGTATGTCCTGAATCCTGTCCTCATCGCGGCAGGTTCCTTGTCTATTTATTTCAGCTGGAGCTTGTTATTCAGCTATTTTGGTGTTATTTCCGTATTTTGTTATTTTTTCTTGAACTCTTCCAGAAAAACTTTCGCCGAAGCCGTGCTTGACAATGGCAACCTGTTTCTAGTCATGGTACTTACGGTTATAGTTATGCAGATGGTTAATCGGATCAAGCGGCAGCGGGAAGCGGCCAATGCACGGACGAATGAAACCATGGAGCATATTAAGTCGCTCTATCACATTGTGGAAACCTCAAGCCAGCATGATTTCATGAACATCGGCCAGGTTATTACGGATTATGTGGTGAAGCTTACCAAGCTGGACAAAGCGTTGTTCTGGTTCGCCCAAAAGAGCGGCGAGCCCGCGCCGCAGAGCCGGCAGACCGGCTGGCATCAGGAGGAGGAACGGTTTCTTTTTGCAGAGCTTGAGAAGCATGAGCATGAATGGCGGTTGCAGCGTGAACCGGTGTTCAAGAGCTTACCCGGACTCGGAGACTTTCTGCTTATGCCTGTAAGAATGAGTACGCGGTTCGTCGGTATGATCGGCGTAAAGCTGGAAGCATCGGAAGGCCTGGAAGGACGCAGGTGGTATATCCAGCAGCTGATGTTTCTCTCGGAGCTGAGCGCGATTATCCTTGAACGGCATGAACTTGGTGTCATTGAGAACCGGCTGATTATCACGAACGAACAGAACCGGATTGCCGACGAGATGCACGACAGCGTATCGCAAAGCCTGTTCGGGATTGTCTATGCGACTCATTCGCTTAAGCAGACATGGCGGAAGATGTCCGAATCCGAGCTGGAGGAGCAAATTGAGCTGATTCATGATTCAGCCACCAAGGTGGCTAAGGAATTGCGCATTACCATCTACAGCCTCAGCTCCAAAAAGAGCGGCGGCCCGACATGGCTGGGTATGGTCAGATCACATCTGAAAAGCTTGTCCAGACTGAACGATGTAGAAATTGAGTTAAAAATAACGGGGGATGATTTCAGTCTCCCTTATCCTTACCACAAGGCGCTCTTCCGGATTATATCCGAAGCGACAGGCAATGCCATTCGACATGGTGCTGCCAGCCGGGTGGATGTCGAACTGTCACTTAAGCCGAAATGGATCAGACTTTCGATAGTCGATGATGGTGTCGGTTTCGATACTGATCTGCTCTGGACCGAATCCGAGGATAACACCGGCGGACTAGGCATGAAGAATATGCAATATTTGGCACAGTCTTTAGGCGGTGACTTCCAGTTGTCCAGCAGTGAGAATGCAGGCACCAGAATTTTGATTTCGATACCTGTCGGCGTGGCTGAACTAAAAAATGCATAA
- a CDS encoding YveK family protein, with protein MEKTILDYINLIKKRLWLIIVFVLISCATTFYVSKNFVVPVYSASGQLLVNNAANVPESNNLNNLNFSLNLIESYKEILKSPTIMKSVVAEHPEFNLTEQALAGKLQIKSSEKSQVINLSVQDESYTKAATIVNAVSQTFIRSLPALMNLDNVTFLTPADPADAPGPVNSGSTMNIIISFVVSLMAAIGIILLLETLNGTLRTEKEAEFDLGLPVIASIPTIRKRDLGKSANANARVGEGAYVTAE; from the coding sequence GTGGAAAAGACGATTTTGGATTACATTAACCTGATTAAGAAGAGGTTATGGTTAATCATTGTATTTGTATTAATCTCCTGCGCCACCACCTTCTATGTCAGCAAGAACTTCGTCGTGCCTGTCTACTCAGCCTCCGGACAGCTGCTCGTCAACAACGCCGCGAATGTCCCCGAGAGCAACAACCTTAATAATCTGAACTTCAGTCTCAACCTCATCGAGAGCTATAAGGAAATTTTGAAGTCGCCAACGATTATGAAGAGTGTAGTAGCAGAGCACCCGGAATTCAATCTGACAGAACAGGCGCTGGCCGGCAAGCTGCAGATTAAATCTTCGGAGAAAAGCCAGGTCATTAACCTGAGCGTGCAGGACGAGAGCTACACCAAAGCGGCTACGATAGTAAACGCGGTATCGCAGACGTTCATCCGCAGCCTGCCGGCGCTGATGAATCTGGACAATGTAACGTTCCTGACGCCGGCTGATCCGGCAGATGCTCCTGGTCCTGTCAACAGCGGTTCGACAATGAACATTATCATCAGCTTTGTAGTTTCCCTGATGGCTGCGATCGGAATCATTCTGCTGCTGGAAACCTTGAACGGTACACTCCGGACAGAGAAGGAAGCGGAGTTCGATCTTGGGCTGCCGGTAATCGCCAGCATTCCTACGATCCGCAAACGGGACCTGGGCAAGTCGGCAAATGCCAATGCAAGAGTAGGGGAGGGCGCTTATGTTACGGCTGAATAA
- a CDS encoding CpsD/CapB family tyrosine-protein kinase translates to MLRLNKSLITDLNPSSHISESFRSLRTYIRQLGLLKGSGGQVLLFTSAEGGEGKTTILSNLAVSFVQDGKKVVVVDCNLRHPGLHSVFEVEGSHGLAAYLGGREEVKDIAVYGNLANLAVIPAGITSVSPPDLLGSDKMAALLEELKSSFDLILLDAPQAVEYSDARILAPLSDGLIIVARHGKTKRESLKKLKGLMEQTGVKILGIAMNQTR, encoded by the coding sequence ATGTTACGGCTGAATAAAAGTCTGATCACGGACCTGAATCCTTCCTCGCATATCTCGGAATCCTTCCGCTCGCTGCGCACCTACATCAGGCAGCTGGGGCTGCTGAAGGGCAGTGGAGGGCAGGTGCTCCTGTTCACCTCCGCAGAAGGCGGGGAAGGCAAAACGACGATTTTGTCGAACCTTGCAGTATCCTTTGTGCAGGATGGCAAGAAGGTTGTCGTTGTAGACTGCAACCTTAGACACCCCGGTCTGCACAGCGTGTTTGAGGTCGAGGGCAGCCACGGCCTCGCCGCATACCTGGGAGGCAGGGAAGAGGTCAAGGATATCGCGGTTTACGGCAATCTGGCCAATCTGGCCGTCATTCCGGCCGGGATTACCAGCGTCAGTCCGCCGGATCTGCTCGGAAGCGACAAGATGGCCGCTCTGCTGGAGGAGCTGAAGTCAAGCTTCGATCTGATCCTGCTGGATGCGCCGCAGGCGGTGGAATACAGCGATGCACGCATCCTGGCTCCGTTGTCAGACGGCTTAATCATCGTTGCCAGACACGGCAAAACGAAACGCGAGTCGCTCAAAAAGCTGAAAGGCCTAATGGAGCAGACAGGTGTGAAGATTCTCGGAATTGCTATGAATCAGACCAGATAG